One stretch of Zhihengliuella flava DNA includes these proteins:
- a CDS encoding aldo/keto reductase, protein MPTRRIGDRTVSALGLGGMPLSIEGRPDTAQSVATIHAALDAGVTLIDTADAYHRDTREVGHNEELIARALREYGPGADDVLVATKGGHLRPGDGSWTKNGRPEYLKEAAKASAQRLGVEAIGLYQFHRPDPEVPYEDSIGAIRELLDEGVIALAGISNANIEQIETADAILGGRLASVQNQFSPRFRSSEEELRHCAAKSIAFLPWSPLGGIARAGELARDHAAFAEVAAELEVSVYQVTLAWELALAPVVVPIPGASRAASIQDSAQAAHLQLTEDQMNRLSATTSGEK, encoded by the coding sequence CTGCCCACCCGCCGGATCGGAGACCGCACCGTCTCGGCCCTCGGCCTCGGCGGCATGCCCCTGTCCATCGAGGGCCGCCCGGACACCGCGCAGTCCGTAGCGACCATCCACGCCGCGCTGGACGCCGGGGTCACCTTGATCGACACCGCGGACGCGTACCACCGGGACACTCGCGAGGTCGGGCACAACGAGGAGCTCATCGCCCGCGCCTTGCGCGAGTACGGCCCCGGGGCCGACGACGTCTTGGTCGCCACCAAGGGCGGTCACCTGCGCCCGGGCGACGGCTCGTGGACCAAGAACGGCCGCCCCGAGTACCTCAAGGAAGCCGCCAAGGCCTCGGCGCAGCGGCTCGGCGTCGAGGCGATCGGCCTCTACCAGTTCCACCGGCCGGACCCGGAGGTTCCCTACGAGGATTCGATCGGCGCGATCCGCGAGCTGCTGGACGAGGGCGTGATCGCTCTGGCGGGGATCTCCAACGCGAACATCGAGCAGATCGAGACGGCCGACGCGATCCTCGGCGGCCGGCTGGCCTCGGTCCAAAACCAGTTCAGCCCGCGCTTCCGCTCCTCCGAGGAGGAGTTGCGTCACTGCGCGGCCAAGTCCATCGCGTTCCTGCCGTGGAGCCCGCTGGGCGGCATCGCCCGGGCTGGAGAGCTGGCCCGCGACCACGCGGCCTTCGCGGAGGTTGCGGCCGAGCTGGAGGTCAGCGTGTATCAGGTGACGCTGGCGTGGGAGCTGGCGCTCGCACCCGTCGTCGTTCCCATCCCCGGCGCCTCACGCGCCGCCAGCATTCAGGACTCGGCCCAGGCCGCGCACCTGCAGCTCACGGAGGATCAGATGAACCGCCTCAGCGCCACCACCTCAGGAGAGAAATGA
- a CDS encoding aldo/keto reductase, which produces MKTTSLPGVTLPAPNLIQGLMRIQDKSDDQVRELVRAAREAGITFFDHADIYGVDTHGCERRFAEAMQLSAAERDQYTLQSKAGIVRSGPYFDFSYEHLTRQVEGSLRALGTDYLDILLLHRPDALMEPEEVARAFDDLHAAGKVHAFGVSNHTPGQIELLRQHVRQPIIVNQLQLSIAHAPLVTQGLAANMAHLEQSASRDSGVLDYCRLHGITVQAWSPFQSGTAAGPFLGSPAFPELNAVIDRLAAKYQVAPIAIATAWITRHPAGMQVVLGTTTPERITAAAEGSELPLTRPEWYELVRAAGYTVP; this is translated from the coding sequence ATGAAGACCACGTCACTGCCCGGCGTCACCCTGCCGGCGCCCAACCTCATTCAGGGCCTGATGCGCATTCAGGACAAGTCCGACGATCAGGTGCGCGAACTGGTGCGCGCGGCCCGCGAGGCCGGGATCACGTTCTTCGATCATGCCGACATCTACGGCGTGGACACCCACGGCTGCGAGCGCCGGTTTGCCGAAGCCATGCAGCTCAGCGCCGCCGAGCGGGACCAGTACACGCTGCAGTCCAAGGCGGGAATTGTCCGCTCGGGACCCTACTTCGACTTCTCCTACGAACACCTGACCCGGCAGGTCGAGGGCTCGCTGCGGGCGCTCGGCACGGACTACCTGGACATCCTGCTGCTGCACCGCCCGGACGCCCTCATGGAGCCGGAGGAGGTGGCCCGCGCGTTTGATGACCTGCACGCCGCCGGGAAGGTCCATGCGTTTGGCGTCTCCAACCACACGCCCGGGCAGATCGAGTTGCTGCGCCAGCACGTACGGCAGCCGATCATCGTCAATCAGCTGCAGCTGTCCATCGCGCACGCGCCGCTCGTGACCCAGGGCCTGGCCGCCAACATGGCCCACCTCGAGCAGTCCGCCTCGCGGGACAGTGGGGTGCTGGATTACTGCCGGCTGCACGGAATCACGGTGCAGGCGTGGTCCCCGTTCCAGTCCGGCACGGCGGCGGGGCCGTTCCTCGGTTCACCGGCCTTTCCCGAGCTGAACGCGGTGATCGACCGCCTGGCCGCGAAGTACCAGGTGGCGCCGATCGCCATCGCCACCGCGTGGATCACGCGCCACCCGGCCGGGATGCAGGTGGTCCTCGGCACCACCACGCCAGAGCGCATCACGGCCGCCGCGGAAGGGTCCGAACTGCCCCTGACCCGGCCCGAGTGGTACGAGCTGGTCCGCGCCGCCGGCTACACGGTCCCGTAG
- the thiE gene encoding thiamine phosphate synthase, whose product MTDGFGATPGGLTRTERLERLTAARLYVCTNARTEQADLEDFLGAAYAGGVDIIQLRDKSMEAAAEIERVNLLGRVAREAGALFSVNDRADIAVLTGADVLHLGQGDLSTMQTRTLVGPEVLIGRSTHSLNQINAANQDPGIDYFCVGPVWETPTKPGRAAVGLDLLGYASAVAKKPWFAIGGIDAQRLPEVREAGAERIVVVRAITEAADPAAAARELLAGL is encoded by the coding sequence ATGACGGACGGCTTCGGCGCGACCCCGGGCGGGCTGACGCGGACGGAGCGGCTGGAGCGGTTGACCGCGGCCCGCCTGTACGTGTGCACCAACGCGCGCACCGAGCAGGCGGACCTCGAGGACTTCCTGGGTGCCGCGTACGCCGGCGGGGTGGACATCATCCAGCTGCGGGACAAGTCCATGGAGGCCGCCGCGGAGATCGAGCGCGTGAACCTCCTGGGGCGCGTGGCGCGGGAGGCGGGCGCCCTATTCTCGGTCAACGACCGCGCGGACATTGCCGTGCTGACCGGCGCCGATGTGCTGCACCTGGGGCAGGGGGACTTGTCCACCATGCAGACGCGCACGCTGGTGGGCCCGGAGGTGCTGATCGGCCGCAGCACGCACTCGCTCAATCAAATCAACGCGGCCAATCAGGACCCGGGCATCGACTACTTCTGCGTGGGGCCGGTGTGGGAGACGCCCACCAAGCCGGGCCGGGCCGCCGTCGGGCTGGACCTACTGGGTTATGCCTCCGCCGTGGCGAAGAAGCCGTGGTTCGCCATCGGCGGGATCGACGCGCAGCGTCTGCCCGAGGTGCGTGAGGCGGGGGCCGAGCGGATCGTCGTCGTGCGCGCCATCACCGAGGCGGCCGATCCGGCCGCGGCCGCCCGCGAGCTGCTCGCCGGGCTCTAG
- the thiO gene encoding glycine oxidase ThiO yields MPHVVVAGAGIIGLATAAELLPRGWAVTVCDPAPASGASHAAAGMLAPAAEMVWGQNALYPLMIASGRMYPDFLARLGHADGDAADLGHVRNGTLVVGADAADRAALADLTAIQRAAGLPVETATTRQLRRLEPALSPAISGGVLLPEDHHVDPRRLTAALLRHLEAHPRAELIRRGVSALTGTTTDAGRATDGVVLSDGRRLAADQVVLATGLAARELADLPLRPIHGDILRLKLPASNHPLITRTVRALVNGRPVYAVPRGDGIVLGASSREDSGAGVRTESVHELLDSAHRILPGVLDSTLEEATARARPGTPDDVPLIGRRDPGLVVSTGYSRHGILLAPLGARLTADLVAGSPPPSTGHDDAAGPSLLPLTAEANVAALLAAVAPDRFPATVTARSTP; encoded by the coding sequence ATGCCGCACGTCGTCGTCGCGGGTGCCGGGATCATCGGCCTCGCCACCGCCGCCGAACTGCTACCCCGTGGGTGGGCCGTCACGGTGTGTGACCCGGCCCCGGCCTCGGGCGCCAGCCACGCCGCCGCGGGCATGCTGGCACCCGCCGCGGAAATGGTGTGGGGACAGAACGCGCTGTACCCGCTCATGATCGCCTCCGGGCGGATGTACCCGGACTTCTTGGCCCGCCTCGGCCACGCAGACGGCGACGCCGCCGATCTGGGTCACGTGCGTAACGGCACCCTCGTGGTCGGGGCCGACGCCGCGGACCGGGCCGCACTGGCGGACCTGACGGCCATCCAGCGCGCGGCCGGCCTGCCCGTGGAAACGGCCACCACCCGGCAGCTCCGCCGGCTCGAGCCCGCCCTCTCCCCCGCGATCTCCGGCGGCGTCCTCCTCCCCGAGGACCACCACGTCGACCCGCGCCGACTCACCGCGGCCCTGCTCCGGCACCTCGAGGCCCACCCCCGCGCCGAACTCATCCGCCGGGGCGTGTCCGCCCTCACGGGCACCACCACGGACGCCGGGCGGGCGACGGACGGCGTCGTCCTCTCCGACGGGCGGCGCCTGGCCGCCGACCAGGTGGTGCTGGCCACCGGCCTCGCCGCGCGCGAGCTGGCCGACCTTCCGCTGCGGCCCATTCACGGGGACATCCTGCGCCTGAAGCTGCCAGCGTCCAACCACCCGCTCATCACCCGGACGGTGCGTGCGCTGGTCAACGGGCGGCCCGTCTACGCGGTGCCGCGGGGGGACGGGATTGTCCTTGGCGCCTCCAGCCGCGAGGATTCCGGCGCGGGCGTACGCACCGAGTCCGTCCACGAACTCCTCGACTCCGCCCACCGCATCCTGCCCGGCGTGCTGGATTCCACGCTAGAGGAGGCCACTGCGCGGGCCCGCCCGGGCACCCCGGATGACGTCCCCCTCATCGGCCGCCGGGATCCCGGCCTCGTGGTCTCCACCGGATACTCGCGCCACGGGATCCTGCTGGCGCCGCTGGGGGCGCGGCTCACCGCGGACCTGGTCGCCGGCTCCCCGCCGCCGTCGACGGGGCACGACGACGCAGCGGGCCCGTCCCTCCTCCCCCTGACCGCCGAGGCGAACGTGGCGGCCCTGCTGGCCGCCGTCGCACCAGACCGCTTTCCCGCAACCGTGACCGCTAGGAGCACCCCATGA
- the thiS gene encoding sulfur carrier protein ThiS — MSTPHPPETDVTFTLNGAERTAAPGATLREVIAAEIGREVGDDGRLPGGQGTGVAAAVDGEVVPRARWVTTGVGGARIELVTATQGG, encoded by the coding sequence ATGAGCACCCCCCACCCACCGGAAACGGACGTGACCTTCACCCTGAACGGCGCCGAGCGCACCGCCGCGCCCGGCGCCACCCTGCGGGAGGTGATCGCCGCGGAGATCGGCCGCGAGGTGGGCGACGACGGCCGCCTGCCGGGCGGGCAGGGCACCGGTGTGGCCGCCGCCGTCGACGGCGAGGTCGTCCCGCGGGCCCGCTGGGTCACCACCGGCGTCGGCGGCGCCCGAATCGAGCTCGTCACGGCAACGCAGGGAGGCTGA
- a CDS encoding thiazole synthase produces the protein MSQQQNLIIDGVELSSRLIMGTGGATSLSTLEDALVASGTELTTVAMRRFSAETGSSVFAMLQRLGVRPLPNTAGCYTARDAVLTAQMAREALETHWVKLEVIADEDTLLPDPVETLEAAEILINDGFTVLAYTNDDPVTAKRLEDVGVAAVMPAGSPIGTGQGVLNPFNLETIVARASVPVILDAGIGTASDAVQAMELGCEAVLLASAVTRAHDAVAMAHAMRLAVEAGRLARGAGRIPKRTLAHASSPRDGMIAMAGNLFA, from the coding sequence ATGAGCCAGCAACAGAACCTCATCATCGACGGCGTGGAACTTTCCAGCCGCCTCATCATGGGCACCGGCGGGGCCACGAGCCTGTCCACGCTAGAGGACGCCCTCGTGGCGTCCGGCACGGAGCTGACCACGGTGGCCATGCGCCGGTTCTCCGCGGAGACGGGCTCCAGCGTCTTCGCGATGCTGCAGCGCCTCGGCGTGCGGCCGCTGCCCAACACGGCCGGGTGCTACACGGCCCGGGACGCCGTGCTCACCGCGCAGATGGCGCGGGAGGCCCTGGAGACTCACTGGGTGAAGCTCGAGGTCATCGCGGACGAGGACACGCTGCTACCAGACCCCGTGGAGACGCTGGAGGCCGCGGAGATCCTCATCAATGACGGTTTCACCGTGCTCGCCTACACCAACGATGACCCGGTGACGGCCAAGCGGCTGGAGGACGTCGGCGTCGCGGCCGTCATGCCGGCGGGCTCGCCCATCGGCACCGGCCAGGGCGTGCTAAACCCCTTCAACCTCGAGACCATCGTGGCGCGGGCCTCCGTGCCAGTGATTCTGGACGCGGGCATCGGCACGGCCTCGGATGCGGTGCAGGCGATGGAGCTCGGTTGCGAGGCCGTGCTGCTGGCCAGCGCGGTGACCCGGGCGCACGACGCCGTCGCCATGGCTCACGCCATGCGCCTCGCCGTCGAGGCGGGCCGGCTGGCACGCGGGGCGGGCCGCATCCCGAAGCGGACGCTGGCCCACGCCTCCTCCCCGAGGGACGGGATGATCGCCATGGCGGGCAACCTGTTCGCCTAG
- a CDS encoding type II toxin-antitoxin system Phd/YefM family antitoxin has product MKSISKRDLNQKTAKVLDRISAENEPVLITERGRPRWRIEPVDGQTDLWERLRTEGRLTRPKTGEVLWPTENPGDYTQAEVGILLDWAKGEH; this is encoded by the coding sequence ATGAAGTCGATCAGCAAGAGAGACTTGAACCAGAAGACCGCCAAGGTGCTCGACCGGATCTCCGCGGAAAACGAGCCCGTTCTCATCACGGAACGTGGGAGGCCGCGCTGGCGGATCGAACCCGTCGACGGCCAAACGGACCTGTGGGAGAGGCTGCGCACCGAAGGCCGCCTCACGAGGCCCAAAACGGGCGAAGTCCTGTGGCCGACCGAAAATCCGGGCGACTACACGCAGGCAGAGGTTGGCATTCTCCTCGATTGGGCGAAGGGCGAGCACTGA
- a CDS encoding PIN domain-containing protein — translation MRWYLDSSVALDVVLRPLGRSASWMKSNLTRGDEFASSSLLKLEAARVLRRENLALQSADHVLRNASFFGIDDGVLRFAAAIEPHVKSLDAIHLATCSLLGSTVTMASHDRQMLAVAEELGLDVHDPRTPS, via the coding sequence ATGCGCTGGTACCTCGACTCTTCCGTGGCGCTCGACGTGGTGCTGCGTCCGCTTGGCCGCTCGGCCTCATGGATGAAGTCCAATCTGACACGAGGTGACGAGTTCGCTTCCTCGTCGCTGTTAAAACTCGAAGCTGCCCGTGTTCTACGCCGAGAGAACCTAGCCCTACAGTCCGCGGATCACGTGCTGCGCAACGCATCGTTTTTCGGCATCGACGACGGCGTCCTCCGGTTCGCCGCCGCCATCGAGCCGCACGTCAAGTCCCTCGACGCCATCCACCTGGCGACCTGCTCGCTGCTCGGTTCCACCGTGACCATGGCCAGCCATGATCGACAGATGCTGGCCGTCGCGGAAGAGCTCGGTCTCGACGTGCACGATCCGCGCACCCCTTCTTGA
- the aqpZ gene encoding aquaporin Z codes for MNLPALPTRLLAEFLGTFVLVFGGCGSAIFAAQVMDTDAGVNLGIGFVGVALAFGLTVLVMAYAVGHISGGHFNPAVTLGAVLAGRAEAKEIFPYWVAQLVGGTLAGALLLLVAMGKEGFDPVASGFATNGYAERSPDGYSLVAVLLAEIILTAVFLYVILGATDRRAPAGFAPIAIGLALTLIHLISIPISNTSVNPARSLSVAWFAGPDALGQVWVFIVAPLIGAAIAGITYRMLFPDQHEVS; via the coding sequence ATGAATTTGCCAGCCCTTCCCACCCGGCTTCTTGCTGAATTCCTAGGAACCTTCGTCCTCGTCTTTGGCGGCTGCGGCAGCGCCATCTTTGCCGCCCAAGTGATGGACACGGACGCCGGCGTCAACCTCGGCATCGGGTTCGTCGGCGTGGCCCTCGCGTTCGGCCTCACCGTGCTGGTGATGGCCTACGCCGTGGGGCACATCTCCGGCGGGCATTTCAATCCCGCGGTGACGTTGGGCGCCGTTCTCGCCGGCCGCGCCGAGGCCAAGGAAATCTTCCCCTATTGGGTGGCCCAGCTGGTCGGGGGCACGTTGGCCGGAGCCCTGCTGCTCCTCGTCGCCATGGGCAAGGAGGGCTTTGACCCGGTGGCCTCCGGGTTCGCCACCAACGGCTACGCCGAACGCTCCCCGGACGGCTACTCCCTCGTGGCCGTCCTGTTGGCGGAAATCATCCTGACGGCGGTGTTCCTCTACGTCATCCTGGGCGCCACGGACCGCCGCGCACCGGCCGGGTTCGCGCCCATCGCCATCGGCCTGGCCCTGACACTGATCCACCTGATCTCCATTCCCATCAGCAACACCTCCGTGAACCCGGCGCGCTCGCTCAGCGTCGCGTGGTTCGCCGGGCCGGATGCGCTCGGCCAAGTCTGGGTGTTCATCGTGGCCCCACTCATCGGCGCGGCGATCGCCGGAATCACCTACCGGATGCTCTTCCCGGACCAGCACGAGGTCTCCTGA
- the poxB gene encoding ubiquinone-dependent pyruvate dehydrogenase, with the protein MVTVAENMVATLRTNGVERVYGLPGDSLNGFTDALRKDGTIDWVQVRHEEAAAFAAAAEAEMTGDLAVCAGSCGPGNLHLINGLFDAQRSRVPVLAIAAHIPTPEIGTTYFQETHPQELFRECSVYVEYVAHPSQMPRLMEIALRAAIEQRGVAVLVIPGDVALAEAQSTRTTQISRARPVVVPSEQELDRAAELLNDGGNTTILAGAGVAGAHTELVAIAERLGAPVVHALRGKEHIEYDNPYDVGMTGLLGFSSGYRAMENADTLLMVGTDFPYPQFFPDHTRTLQIDLRGTQLGRRHPVDLGLVGDSRATLEALLPRLTERTGRKHLEDARQHYAKTRERLDDLAVPRRGKAAIHPQYLARLLDEHAAQDAVFIPDVGSPVVWASRYLSMNGRRRLIGSFAHGSMANALPQAIGAQSNEPARQVIALSGDGGLSMLFGELITLVQNQLPVKVVVFNNSSLNFVELEMKAAGFVTYGTDLENPDFSAVANALGIWGKRVDSSRKLPQAIKEFLAVDGPALLDVRTERQELSMPPNITAEQVKGFTLYALRTVMNGRGDELLDLAKTNLRQLF; encoded by the coding sequence ATGGTCACGGTTGCAGAGAACATGGTTGCCACGCTGCGCACCAACGGCGTCGAGCGCGTTTACGGGCTCCCCGGCGATTCGCTGAACGGCTTCACGGACGCGCTGCGCAAGGACGGCACCATCGACTGGGTGCAGGTCCGGCACGAGGAAGCGGCGGCCTTCGCGGCCGCTGCGGAGGCGGAAATGACCGGGGACCTCGCGGTCTGCGCCGGCTCCTGCGGCCCCGGCAATCTGCACCTGATCAATGGACTGTTCGACGCGCAGCGCTCCCGCGTCCCGGTCCTCGCGATCGCCGCACACATCCCCACCCCGGAGATCGGCACCACCTACTTTCAGGAGACGCACCCGCAGGAACTCTTCCGCGAATGTAGCGTCTACGTGGAGTACGTGGCACACCCCTCCCAGATGCCGCGGCTGATGGAAATCGCCCTGCGCGCCGCGATCGAGCAGCGCGGGGTCGCCGTGCTCGTCATCCCCGGCGACGTCGCGCTGGCGGAAGCCCAGAGCACCCGCACCACCCAGATCAGCCGGGCCCGCCCCGTCGTCGTCCCGTCCGAGCAGGAGCTGGACCGGGCCGCGGAACTGCTCAACGACGGCGGAAACACCACCATTTTGGCCGGTGCCGGCGTGGCCGGCGCCCACACCGAGCTCGTCGCGATTGCCGAGCGGCTCGGCGCTCCCGTGGTGCACGCACTGCGCGGCAAGGAACACATCGAGTATGACAACCCGTACGACGTCGGCATGACCGGCCTGCTGGGGTTCTCCTCCGGGTACCGGGCCATGGAGAACGCGGACACCCTGCTGATGGTCGGCACCGATTTCCCGTACCCGCAGTTCTTTCCCGATCACACGCGGACCCTCCAGATTGACCTGCGCGGCACCCAACTGGGCCGGCGGCATCCCGTGGACCTGGGGCTCGTCGGGGACAGCCGGGCCACGCTGGAGGCGCTGCTGCCCCGGCTGACGGAGCGCACTGGGCGCAAGCACCTCGAGGACGCCCGCCAGCACTACGCCAAGACGCGGGAGCGGCTCGACGATTTGGCCGTGCCCCGGCGCGGCAAGGCCGCCATCCACCCGCAATACCTGGCCCGGCTGCTGGATGAGCACGCGGCACAGGACGCCGTTTTCATCCCGGACGTGGGCTCGCCGGTGGTGTGGGCCTCCCGCTACCTGAGCATGAACGGCCGGCGCCGGCTGATCGGCTCCTTTGCCCACGGCAGTATGGCCAACGCCCTGCCGCAGGCCATTGGCGCGCAATCCAACGAGCCGGCCCGCCAGGTGATCGCCCTCTCCGGCGATGGCGGGCTGAGCATGCTGTTCGGCGAGCTCATCACGCTGGTGCAGAACCAGCTGCCGGTGAAGGTGGTGGTCTTCAACAACTCCTCCCTGAATTTTGTGGAGCTGGAGATGAAGGCCGCCGGTTTTGTCACGTACGGGACGGACCTGGAGAACCCGGATTTCTCCGCCGTGGCCAACGCCTTGGGCATCTGGGGCAAGCGCGTGGACTCCTCGCGCAAGCTGCCGCAGGCCATCAAGGAGTTCTTGGCCGTGGACGGGCCCGCACTCTTGGATGTGCGGACCGAGCGTCAGGAGCTCTCGATGCCGCCGAACATCACGGCCGAGCAGGTCAAGGGCTTCACCCTGTACGCCCTGCGGACCGTCATGAATGGGCGCGGGGACGAGCTGCTGGACCTCGCCAAAACGAACCTACGCCAGCTGTTCTAG
- a CDS encoding helix-turn-helix transcriptional regulator — MSTSDDVREFLISRRAQLTPEQAGLPAGYGQRRVPGLRREEVAILAGVSVDYYTKLERGKIRNASQSVLDAIADALQLNDVERAHLHDVARATGRPAAERPAPPSTVRPSLTRMLESMTVPAIVYNRHQDLVAANVLGRAMFCQHFEAERPNLARYVFLDSRAQTFFDDWELACSLTAAMLRFEAGRNPLDAALTELVGELSTRSPQFRNHWAQRDVHEHRTGEKTFHHPQVGTLVATYDVLELPGEPDLSITTYTAEASSATTEKFTLLASWAAGAASPDAGASRRAEPSVRRAPAD, encoded by the coding sequence ATGAGTACATCCGACGACGTGCGCGAGTTCCTCATCTCCCGCCGTGCCCAGCTCACGCCTGAACAGGCGGGCCTGCCCGCGGGGTACGGACAGCGGCGCGTGCCCGGATTGCGCCGGGAAGAGGTGGCCATTCTGGCCGGCGTCAGCGTGGACTACTACACCAAGCTGGAGCGGGGGAAGATCCGCAACGCGTCCCAGTCCGTCCTCGACGCGATTGCGGACGCACTGCAGCTGAACGACGTCGAACGGGCCCACCTGCACGATGTGGCTCGGGCGACGGGCCGCCCGGCGGCCGAGCGCCCGGCGCCACCCTCCACCGTCCGGCCGTCCCTGACGCGCATGCTGGAGAGCATGACCGTCCCGGCCATCGTCTACAACCGGCATCAGGACCTCGTGGCGGCCAACGTGTTGGGCCGGGCTATGTTCTGCCAGCACTTTGAAGCGGAGCGGCCCAACCTCGCCCGGTACGTCTTTCTGGATTCGCGGGCGCAAACGTTCTTCGATGATTGGGAGCTGGCCTGCAGCCTCACCGCGGCGATGCTGCGCTTCGAGGCCGGGCGCAACCCGCTCGACGCGGCGCTCACGGAGCTGGTGGGCGAGCTCTCCACCCGCAGTCCCCAGTTCCGGAACCACTGGGCGCAGCGGGACGTGCACGAGCACCGCACCGGGGAAAAGACCTTCCATCACCCGCAGGTGGGCACGCTGGTGGCCACCTACGACGTGCTGGAACTGCCCGGTGAGCCGGACCTGTCCATCACCACCTATACGGCGGAGGCCTCCAGCGCGACCACGGAGAAGTTCACGCTCTTGGCCAGCTGGGCGGCCGGCGCTGCCTCCCCGGACGCCGGCGCGTCACGCCGCGCCGAGCCGTCGGTGAGGCGGGCGCCGGCGGACTAG
- a CDS encoding zinc-dependent alcohol dehydrogenase family protein gives MRGVVMHTPGDVRVEDRADPEILEPTDAIIKLTATCICGSDLWPYRGIEPVDHTAMGHEYVGVVEQVGSAVTTVVPGDFVVGSFVISCNECEICRAGFQSKCVHAEFVAGGIGTQAEKARIPHADGTLVKTPGEPDPEIIPALLAASDVLGTGWFAAVAAEAGPGKTVAVVGDGAVGLMGVLAAKRLGAERIIAMSRHPERQELARYYGATDIVEERGEAGVAKIKELTGGLGAHSVIEAVGTQESFMQAVGATRGGGHLGYVGVNHDVQIPGIQLFFAGIHTLGGPAPVRRFLPELIQLIWDREIDPGKVFDLTLPLEQAAEGYQAMDERRATKVLLTV, from the coding sequence GTGCGCGGAGTAGTTATGCACACCCCCGGAGACGTGCGCGTCGAGGACCGTGCGGATCCAGAGATCCTGGAACCGACGGACGCCATCATCAAGCTGACCGCCACCTGCATCTGCGGGTCCGATCTCTGGCCCTACCGCGGGATTGAGCCCGTGGACCACACCGCCATGGGGCACGAGTACGTCGGCGTCGTCGAGCAGGTCGGCTCCGCCGTGACCACCGTGGTCCCGGGCGACTTCGTCGTCGGATCCTTCGTGATTTCCTGTAACGAGTGCGAGATCTGCCGGGCCGGCTTCCAGTCCAAGTGCGTTCACGCCGAGTTCGTGGCCGGCGGGATCGGCACCCAGGCGGAGAAGGCCCGCATCCCCCACGCGGACGGCACCCTGGTCAAGACGCCGGGGGAGCCGGACCCGGAGATCATCCCGGCCTTGCTCGCCGCGTCCGACGTGCTGGGCACCGGCTGGTTTGCCGCCGTCGCCGCGGAAGCGGGCCCGGGCAAAACGGTCGCCGTGGTCGGCGACGGCGCCGTCGGGCTCATGGGCGTCTTGGCCGCCAAGCGGCTGGGCGCCGAACGCATCATCGCCATGTCCCGGCACCCCGAACGCCAGGAGTTGGCCCGCTACTACGGCGCCACGGACATCGTCGAGGAGCGCGGCGAGGCCGGCGTCGCCAAGATCAAGGAGCTCACCGGCGGGCTGGGCGCGCATTCGGTGATCGAGGCCGTGGGCACCCAAGAGTCCTTCATGCAGGCCGTGGGCGCCACGCGCGGTGGCGGGCACCTCGGCTACGTCGGCGTGAATCACGACGTCCAGATCCCGGGCATCCAGCTGTTCTTCGCCGGTATCCACACCTTGGGCGGCCCGGCACCGGTGCGCCGCTTCCTGCCGGAGCTCATTCAGCTGATCTGGGATCGGGAGATCGATCCGGGCAAAGTCTTTGACCTGACCCTGCCGCTGGAGCAGGCCGCCGAGGGCTACCAGGCCATGGACGAGCGCCGCGCCACCAAGGTCCTGCTCACCGTTTAG
- a CDS encoding 4a-hydroxytetrahydrobiopterin dehydratase, protein MTDSQRILTPADIHEAGLADWAAQDATLVARFATGDFATGLELVNRIGASAEDANHHPDLTLTYPEVAVTLTSHDVGGVTSRDIDLAQLISGHAADLGVDAASGE, encoded by the coding sequence ATGACTGATTCGCAGCGCATCCTCACGCCCGCCGACATTCACGAGGCCGGGTTGGCTGACTGGGCCGCCCAGGACGCCACCCTCGTCGCGCGGTTCGCCACCGGAGACTTCGCCACCGGTCTGGAGCTGGTCAACCGCATTGGCGCATCCGCCGAGGACGCCAATCATCACCCGGACCTCACGCTGACCTACCCCGAGGTCGCCGTCACGCTCACCAGCCACGACGTCGGCGGTGTGACCAGCCGCGACATCGACCTGGCGCAGCTGATCAGCGGCCACGCCGCGGACCTCGGGGTGGACGCCGCCTCCGGCGAGTGA